In Ictalurus punctatus breed USDA103 chromosome 3, Coco_2.0, whole genome shotgun sequence, the following are encoded in one genomic region:
- the kcnf1b gene encoding potassium voltage-gated channel subfamily F member 1 — MWTLPKPGYRDGAEEQIAVNVGGVRLALRGDMLDRYPESRLAELARSTTRGFDAISSLCDDYEPAKGEFYFDRDPDSFKCIVEVYYFGEVHMKKGICPMCFMKEMEFWRIDSSCLDECCKSNVREKEEELAEIADKVKAILDDLDLDGGPLATRSERIRKFLWRLMEKPESSWVARAIAVASFLFVLTSSLVMCLATLPELQVQDADGHVAEHPTLDAIETACVCWFTLEYGLRFASAPEKTRFVLSFLNMVDLAAIAPFYIVLALTHLGATAAMDLTDVQRAVQALRVMRVARILKLARHSSGLQTLTYALRRSFAELGLLLTYMGVGIFVFSALGYTMEHSHPETLFRSIPHSFWWAIITMTTVGYGDVYPKTALGRCNAALSFLCGVVAIALPVHPIINNFVVYYNKQKVLETAARHKLELMELHGTLGQGTDKHQTLRVSRSDSHIAMLTGERRTVKKRSVS; from the coding sequence ATGTGGACGTTACCAAAGCCCGGGTACCGCGACGGCGCGGAGGAGCAGATCGCCGTGAATGTGGGCGGCGTGAGGCTCGCGCTGCGCGGCGACATGCTGGACCGCTACCCGGAGAGTCGCCTCGCGGAGCTCGCGCGAAGCACGACGCGCGGTTTCGACGCCATCTCCTCGTTGTGCGACGACTACGAGCCGGCAAAGGGGGAGTTTTACTTCGACCGGGACCCGGACTCGTTCAAGTGCATCGTGGAGGTGTATTATTTCGGCGAGGTGCACATGAAGAAGGGGATTTGCCCGATGTGCTTCATGAAGGAAATGGAGTTCTGGAGGATCGACTCGAGCTGCTTGGACGAGTGCTGCAAGAGCAACGTGCGCGAGAAGGAGGAAGAGCTGGCTGAAATAGCTGATAAGGTCAAGGCCATCCTGGACGACCTGGACCTTGATGGAGGGCCTTTGGCGACCCGGTCCGAACGCATCCGGAAGTTTCTCTGGAGGCTCATGGAGAAACCGGAGTCGTCCTGGGTGGCACGCGCCATCGCAGTGGCGTCCTTCCTGTTCGTGCTCACGTCTTCGCTGGTGATGTGTCTGGCGACGCTTCCAGAGCTGCAGGTGCAAGACGCAGACGGCCACGTAGCCGAACACCCGACTCTGGACGCCATCGAGACGGCGTGCGTGTGCTGGTTCACGTTGGAATACGGACTGCGTTTTGCCTCGGCTCCCGAAAAGACACGTTTCGTCCTGTCCTTCCTCAACATGGTGGACTTGGCAGCGATTGCGCCGTTTTACATCGTACTGGCTCTGACCCATCTCGGTGCCACCGCTGCGATGGACCTCACGGACGTCCAACGGGCCGTGCAGGCGTTACGCGTGATGCGCGTAGCACGCATACTAAAGCTAGCACGCCATTCATCTGGACTTCAGACTCTGACGTACGCGCTAAGGCGCAGCTTCGCCGAGCTCGGGCTCTTGCTAACCTACATGGGTGTTGGGATTTTTGTCTTCTCGGCACTCGGATACACCATGGAGCACAGCCACCCGGAGACACTGTTCCGCAGCATCCCGCACTCCTTCTGGTGGGCCATCATCACCATGACGACGGTGGGCTACGGGGACGTGTACCCGAAGACAGCGCTGGGGAGGTGCAACGCAGCACTCAGCTTCCTGTGCGGCGTAGTAGCTATCGCGCTGCCTGTCCACCCCATCATCAACAACTTTGTCGTCTACTACAACAAGCAGAAGGTGCTCGAGACTGCAGCCAGACACAAGCTCGAGCTCATGGAGCTGCACGGGACCCTCGGGCAGGGAACGGACAAGCACCAGACGCTCAGGGTTTCCAGGAGCGACTCGCACATTGCGATGCTAACCGGCGAACGCAGGACGGTGAAGAAGAGGAGcgtatcttaa